In Candidatus Nomurabacteria bacterium, a genomic segment contains:
- a CDS encoding phage holin family protein → MHIIFRWILNALALLLVAYLLPGFAVDSFYAALITALILGILNAVIRPLLIILTLPVTILTLGLFTFVINALLIWFVASFVQGFQVDGFGPAFLAGLLLWIISWFTNGLTKKRNTKPKVEVLGQPK, encoded by the coding sequence ATGCATATTATTTTTCGTTGGATTCTTAACGCACTCGCCCTCCTCCTGGTCGCCTATCTCCTGCCTGGATTTGCGGTTGATTCTTTTTATGCCGCGCTTATTACCGCGCTTATCCTAGGCATCCTGAACGCGGTTATCCGACCGCTGCTCATCATCCTCACCCTGCCCGTTACCATCCTCACTCTCGGACTTTTCACCTTTGTGATTAATGCCCTGCTTATCTGGTTTGTAGCGAGCTTTGTGCAAGGATTTCAGGTTGATGGATTTGGACCTGCTTTCCTAGCTGGATTACTACTTTGGATTATTTCTTGGTTCACCAACGGACTTACAAAAAAGCGCAACACAAAACCAAAAGTGGAAGTATTAGGTCAACCTAAATAG
- the malQ gene encoding 4-alpha-glucanotransferase, whose product MQRASGVLLPVSSLPSPYGIGDFGPSAYTYVDWLQEAGQRYWTILPLLIPDSLGSPFNTVSAFALNWQLISPELLVQQKLLDAKTARALQSDAKRVRHREVAQTKRRILHQAWKYFLLHASAQQRRDFAAFQKQEKDWLDDFALYMAIKETQRGRPWFRWINVYRERDFKALQKFREKQSDRIQQHAFGQWVATQQWQSLKDYANKKGVRIFGDLPFAVAHDSVDVWSHPELFYISPQGKSLQVLGVPPDSFSKTGQLWGSPAYKWKKHAATHFQWWVQRFAKASQLYDMLRLDHFRGYAANWVIPGKAKTAKGGHWEKVPGKKLFRAIQKKAQHLHCVAEDLGVITPDVIALRNALQFPGMRILEFGLSDGKRSVHHPDNYPINCVAYTGTHDLPPLKQWFHNAKRTSKMNATRYGQSDTQHIGQNLIHALLWNKAKIVIIQMQDLLALGQGSRINTPATKRNNWSWRLTSTSLSKKTARELKSLLKETRRI is encoded by the coding sequence ATGCAACGCGCCTCCGGAGTCTTACTGCCGGTCTCTTCACTACCTAGTCCCTATGGCATTGGTGATTTTGGGCCATCTGCGTATACCTATGTAGATTGGCTGCAGGAAGCAGGTCAGAGATACTGGACCATCCTGCCTCTCCTTATCCCTGACTCGCTGGGGTCACCCTTTAATACCGTTTCCGCCTTTGCGCTGAATTGGCAACTTATTAGCCCGGAACTTCTGGTACAACAGAAACTCCTTGATGCAAAAACTGCTCGTGCGCTACAGAGTGATGCAAAACGAGTTCGCCATCGTGAGGTAGCGCAAACAAAACGCCGAATTTTGCACCAAGCTTGGAAATATTTCCTTCTTCATGCAAGCGCTCAGCAACGGCGTGACTTTGCTGCTTTTCAAAAGCAAGAAAAAGACTGGCTAGACGATTTTGCGCTTTATATGGCAATCAAAGAAACGCAGCGAGGTCGACCCTGGTTTCGTTGGATCAACGTCTATCGAGAACGAGATTTTAAAGCACTGCAAAAGTTTCGCGAGAAACAAAGCGATAGGATACAGCAGCACGCTTTTGGCCAATGGGTTGCTACTCAACAATGGCAGTCATTAAAAGACTATGCCAATAAAAAAGGTGTGCGTATTTTTGGCGATCTCCCTTTCGCCGTAGCGCATGACAGCGTTGATGTTTGGAGTCATCCAGAACTTTTTTACATAAGCCCGCAGGGTAAATCCCTCCAAGTACTTGGAGTTCCACCTGATAGTTTTTCTAAAACCGGACAACTGTGGGGTTCACCGGCTTATAAGTGGAAAAAACACGCAGCTACTCACTTCCAGTGGTGGGTGCAACGCTTTGCTAAAGCAAGTCAGCTCTATGACATGCTCCGGCTCGATCATTTCCGTGGTTACGCAGCGAACTGGGTTATTCCTGGAAAAGCAAAAACAGCCAAGGGTGGACACTGGGAAAAAGTGCCTGGTAAAAAACTCTTCCGCGCAATTCAGAAAAAGGCTCAACACCTACACTGTGTGGCCGAAGACCTGGGTGTCATAACACCGGATGTGATTGCGCTAAGGAATGCTCTTCAATTTCCCGGCATGCGCATACTTGAATTTGGCCTAAGTGATGGCAAGCGAAGTGTGCACCATCCTGATAATTATCCAATAAACTGTGTAGCCTATACCGGCACCCACGACCTCCCTCCACTCAAACAGTGGTTCCACAATGCAAAGCGCACAAGTAAAATGAATGCGACACGCTATGGGCAGAGCGACACCCAACACATTGGGCAAAATCTCATCCACGCCCTGCTATGGAACAAAGCGAAAATAGTAATCATACAAATGCAAGACCTGCTTGCGCTTGGCCAGGGCAGCCGTATAAACACCCCAGCCACCAAGCGAAATAACTGGAGCTGGAGATTGACTTCGACCTCTCTCAGCAAAAAAACAGCGCGAGAGCTAAAAAGTCTGCTCAAAGAAACGCGTCGGATCTAG
- a CDS encoding carbohydrate binding domain-containing protein, whose amino-acid sequence MAFILLFCHAQASTATVTHFVFGMRGNANVDVCDNGDLRQFHTTPAGGLVFTSMGGGEFEIGLEGQVSCSRDGGGGENLIQNGAFDQGTCSEWELEDPNGRAAASCSNEGRVTVQSSGQYYEVQLKQSIPLINGQWYRLSFDGDSSVRHIIPVGIINPASYDSIGLWADCDLHTDRRSFEYLFRSSETISDARFSFYIGEHPATYRFDNVTIVPVDPSADCFRAPGELIVNGGFECDQVCQHAWRFEDHFGPGYALCDAVSHSGAHSAKLRPAQAGQYYETQYQQLVTVQQGQRYELRFYARTNRDPQTIVVELVDPQSFANRGLVFGPVLNSSWTEVRQSFTANRSGVARLGFAVGNWDPGTPVWIDDVSLRPVLSVGGGDAQSATPSALATQANAAVFALEQRADVRINVFDVGGRQIAGESRSLSAGTHTYIWDGLLHSGVRAPSGIYFVQVTGASVHAIKRIVMVR is encoded by the coding sequence GTGGCATTCATTCTTCTGTTCTGCCACGCTCAAGCCTCGACTGCTACAGTCACTCATTTCGTTTTTGGCATGCGCGGCAACGCGAATGTCGACGTGTGTGACAACGGCGACCTTCGCCAGTTTCACACCACGCCGGCAGGTGGACTCGTATTCACCAGTATGGGAGGTGGCGAATTCGAGATCGGTCTCGAGGGTCAAGTCAGCTGCAGTCGTGATGGAGGAGGTGGAGAAAACCTCATCCAAAACGGCGCTTTTGACCAGGGCACTTGCTCAGAATGGGAATTGGAGGACCCCAATGGACGCGCTGCAGCATCCTGTAGCAATGAGGGTCGCGTCACCGTGCAGAGTAGCGGACAATACTACGAAGTCCAGCTCAAGCAATCGATCCCGCTGATCAATGGTCAATGGTATCGTCTGAGCTTCGACGGCGACAGTAGCGTTCGCCACATCATACCGGTCGGAATTATCAATCCGGCCAGCTATGATTCGATCGGCCTCTGGGCTGATTGCGATCTGCACACCGATCGACGCAGCTTCGAATACCTTTTTCGCTCCAGTGAGACCATCTCTGATGCACGCTTCAGTTTCTACATTGGTGAACATCCGGCGACCTATCGTTTCGACAACGTAACGATAGTGCCGGTTGATCCCAGTGCAGACTGTTTCCGTGCTCCAGGTGAACTCATTGTGAACGGAGGGTTCGAGTGCGATCAGGTCTGCCAGCACGCTTGGCGATTCGAGGATCACTTTGGACCCGGCTATGCTCTGTGCGATGCTGTGTCCCATAGTGGTGCTCACTCAGCCAAGCTACGACCAGCTCAAGCGGGTCAGTACTACGAAACGCAGTATCAGCAGCTTGTCACTGTCCAACAGGGACAACGCTATGAATTGCGTTTCTACGCCCGGACCAATCGTGACCCGCAGACTATTGTGGTCGAGCTGGTTGACCCACAGAGCTTTGCGAACCGCGGACTCGTCTTTGGTCCCGTGCTCAACAGTAGCTGGACTGAGGTGCGACAAAGCTTCACTGCCAATCGTAGTGGTGTTGCTCGTCTCGGTTTTGCGGTTGGTAACTGGGACCCTGGTACTCCGGTCTGGATCGACGACGTCAGCTTGCGTCCGGTACTTAGCGTCGGAGGCGGTGACGCACAAAGCGCGACACCATCAGCCCTGGCCACCCAAGCGAACGCTGCAGTCTTTGCTCTAGAGCAACGAGCTGATGTTCGTATCAACGTCTTTGACGTGGGAGGACGTCAAATTGCTGGCGAGTCTCGCTCCTTGTCTGCCGGGACTCATACCTACATCTGGGACGGATTGCTGCACAGCGGTGTCCGTGCTCCCAGCGGCATTTACTTTGTCCAGGTCACCGGCGCTAGTGTCCATGCCATCAAACGCATTGTAATGGTGCGTTAG
- a CDS encoding DNA polymerase IV, protein MSHSRLILHFDMNSYFASVEQQANPKLRGRPVGIAATMAPGGCMIATSREAKALGIVTGMRVKDGLHIYPALKVVEVDPPKYHSTTEAIFRIMAEYSEDIEPYSIDEAFVDFTGDAHSLDEVAKIGEAFRQRIFREVGEWLRCSIGVAPTRWLAKFASDIAPKGGTVVLERRQVPSYLAGRPVTEAWGINKGYERRLHALGIFTLEDLYRYPVTNLMEALGVRGYELWANVQGIELGGVQEERDPKSIGHTHVLRERTRDHTFHRAVLMKLCEKTARELRQKNLEAHGIWAMARSVPSEYTRMAEGASHGGQRKLGDGLREGRKLFQLAWDMLAPEVHGRFLTFLGIGTFRLRPRSGQLKIWPEVNHDAVEAVIDRVHERYGAYMLRWGAMWNVRKHAQERVGFRKTIAASTVLHDNSPRLARF, encoded by the coding sequence ATGTCTCATTCTCGCCTCATTCTCCATTTCGATATGAACTCGTATTTCGCCTCAGTCGAGCAGCAGGCGAATCCGAAGTTGCGAGGTCGGCCGGTCGGCATTGCCGCCACCATGGCGCCGGGAGGCTGCATGATTGCCACTTCACGAGAAGCAAAAGCGTTAGGCATTGTGACTGGTATGCGGGTGAAGGATGGTTTGCACATTTATCCTGCCCTGAAGGTGGTAGAGGTTGATCCACCAAAGTATCATTCCACCACTGAAGCAATTTTTCGTATCATGGCTGAGTACTCTGAGGATATCGAGCCTTACTCAATTGACGAGGCTTTTGTTGATTTCACTGGTGACGCCCATTCACTTGATGAAGTGGCGAAGATAGGTGAGGCTTTTCGTCAGCGTATTTTTCGCGAGGTGGGCGAGTGGCTGCGGTGTTCCATTGGGGTAGCACCAACTCGCTGGTTAGCTAAGTTCGCCTCTGATATTGCGCCAAAGGGTGGGACGGTTGTGCTTGAGCGGCGCCAGGTGCCAAGCTACTTGGCCGGCCGACCAGTGACTGAGGCTTGGGGGATTAATAAGGGCTATGAACGTCGCCTGCATGCTTTAGGTATTTTTACTCTCGAGGATCTTTATCGCTATCCAGTTACTAATCTAATGGAGGCTCTCGGAGTGCGTGGCTATGAGCTCTGGGCAAATGTGCAAGGGATTGAATTAGGCGGTGTGCAGGAGGAGCGAGACCCGAAGTCAATTGGACATACGCATGTCTTGCGTGAACGTACGCGCGATCACACTTTTCACCGAGCGGTGTTGATGAAGCTTTGCGAAAAGACTGCTCGGGAATTGCGCCAGAAGAACTTAGAAGCCCATGGCATCTGGGCAATGGCTCGCAGTGTGCCAAGTGAATATACCCGTATGGCTGAAGGCGCTTCACACGGTGGACAGCGTAAGTTAGGTGATGGGCTACGCGAAGGGCGAAAGCTTTTTCAATTGGCCTGGGATATGTTAGCACCAGAAGTTCATGGACGCTTCCTTACTTTTTTAGGCATAGGCACTTTTCGCTTACGCCCAAGGAGCGGTCAGCTCAAGATTTGGCCCGAGGTAAATCACGATGCTGTTGAAGCAGTGATTGATCGAGTGCATGAGCGTTATGGTGCGTATATGTTGCGTTGGGGAGCAATGTGGAATGTACGGAAGCATGCGCAAGAGCGAGTGGGCTTCCGTAAAACTATTGCAGCAAGCACAGTATTGCATGATAATTCGCCAAGATTAGCAAGATTTTAG